In one Neobacillus sp. WH10 genomic region, the following are encoded:
- the pcrA gene encoding DNA helicase PcrA — MQFLTDKLLNGLNPEQQSAVKATDGPLLLMAGAGSGKTRVLTHRIAYLIVEKRVNPYNILAITFTNKAAREMKERIGKMMGGAAEEIWISTFHSMCVRILRRDIDRMGFNRNFTILDTTDQQSVIKGILKDKNLDPKKFDPRAILGSISSAKNELVDPEEYSKTAGGYFEQTVSDVYTEYQKRLRKNQALDFDDLIMMTIQLFGRVPEVLEYYQRKFQYIHVDEYQDTNRAQYMLVKLLANRFQNLCVVGDSDQSIYRWRGADIANILSFEKDYPNATVILLEQNYRSTKRILLAANKVIENNLTRKAKNLWTENPEGNKLVYYRADSEQGEAQFVAGKIKELTRDGKKLSDIAILYRTNAQSRVMEEVLLKSNIEYSIVGGIKFYDRKEIKDMLAYLRLISNPDDDISLQRVINVPKRGIGSSSVDKMANFAAMHDISLFKALDSVELIGLSPKITKATREFHNLIRNYTNMQEFLSVTELVEEILEKTGYREMLKAEKSLEAQSRLENLEEFLSVTKNFEDTNEDKSLVAFLTDLALVADIDSLDDEGEKADSITLMTLHSAKGLEFPVVFLIGLEEGVFPHSRSLTEEAEMEEERRLAYVGITRAEQSLFITNAQMRTLFGRTNMNPASRFIAEIPEDLIEGVEPEKRMNTPFGSSGRAFGSTGSSFGSSRSSFGTPASPRKPVMRPVSAASSGEVIGWKVGDKAQHGKWGIGTVVSVKGQGEGTELDIAFPSPVGIKRLLAKFAPIKKA; from the coding sequence TTGCAATTTTTAACAGATAAGCTTTTAAACGGACTGAACCCGGAGCAGCAAAGTGCTGTAAAAGCGACAGACGGTCCGCTTCTATTGATGGCGGGCGCCGGAAGTGGAAAAACAAGAGTATTAACGCATCGAATTGCGTATTTAATCGTTGAAAAACGAGTAAACCCTTATAACATTTTAGCGATCACATTTACAAATAAGGCAGCAAGAGAGATGAAGGAACGTATCGGAAAAATGATGGGCGGGGCAGCTGAAGAAATTTGGATTTCCACTTTTCACTCGATGTGTGTACGGATTTTACGCCGGGATATCGATCGGATGGGGTTTAACCGGAATTTTACGATTCTAGATACGACCGATCAGCAATCGGTGATCAAGGGCATCCTAAAAGACAAAAATCTCGACCCGAAAAAGTTTGACCCACGGGCGATTTTAGGCTCCATCAGCTCAGCTAAAAACGAACTCGTCGATCCGGAAGAATATTCGAAAACTGCCGGTGGTTATTTTGAACAGACCGTAAGTGATGTATACACAGAATATCAAAAGCGGTTACGGAAGAATCAAGCACTTGATTTCGATGATTTAATCATGATGACGATTCAGTTGTTCGGGCGGGTACCGGAAGTACTTGAATATTATCAGCGTAAGTTTCAATATATTCACGTCGATGAGTATCAGGATACGAACAGAGCGCAGTATATGCTGGTAAAATTGCTCGCCAATCGTTTCCAAAATCTTTGTGTTGTCGGGGACTCTGATCAGTCGATTTACAGGTGGCGCGGTGCGGACATCGCCAATATTCTTTCGTTCGAAAAAGACTACCCGAACGCAACTGTTATTCTCCTTGAGCAGAACTATCGGTCAACCAAAAGAATTCTGCTTGCAGCCAATAAAGTCATCGAAAACAACTTAACCCGTAAGGCAAAGAATCTTTGGACGGAAAATCCTGAAGGAAATAAACTAGTATACTACCGTGCTGACAGTGAGCAGGGAGAAGCACAATTCGTTGCTGGGAAAATTAAAGAATTAACTCGAGATGGTAAAAAACTTTCAGACATTGCGATTCTTTATCGTACAAATGCACAATCACGTGTTATGGAGGAAGTTTTACTTAAATCGAATATTGAATACTCGATCGTCGGCGGTATTAAGTTCTATGATAGAAAAGAAATCAAGGATATGCTAGCCTATTTGCGGTTAATTTCTAATCCAGACGATGATATTAGCTTGCAGAGAGTGATAAATGTACCAAAACGCGGGATTGGCTCAAGCTCGGTTGATAAAATGGCTAATTTTGCTGCGATGCATGATATCTCTTTATTTAAAGCGTTAGACTCGGTTGAATTAATCGGCCTAAGCCCGAAAATTACAAAAGCAACACGTGAATTCCACAATTTAATTCGCAACTATACGAATATGCAAGAGTTCCTTTCCGTAACAGAATTAGTTGAGGAAATTCTGGAAAAGACAGGTTATCGGGAGATGCTTAAAGCGGAAAAATCACTTGAAGCGCAAAGCCGTTTAGAAAACCTTGAAGAATTTTTATCCGTAACGAAGAATTTTGAAGATACCAATGAAGATAAAAGCCTTGTTGCCTTTTTAACAGATTTAGCGCTAGTGGCGGATATTGATTCGCTCGATGACGAAGGGGAAAAAGCAGATTCCATCACGCTAATGACATTACACTCGGCAAAAGGATTAGAATTTCCGGTTGTTTTCTTGATTGGTTTGGAAGAAGGCGTCTTCCCGCACAGCCGCTCCCTTACGGAAGAAGCAGAGATGGAGGAAGAACGCCGCCTAGCCTATGTAGGGATTACAAGAGCGGAGCAAAGCTTATTTATCACAAATGCGCAAATGAGAACCTTGTTTGGGAGAACCAATATGAACCCGGCATCAAGGTTTATCGCTGAAATACCGGAAGACTTAATCGAAGGTGTAGAACCGGAGAAACGGATGAATACACCGTTTGGCTCTAGTGGGAGAGCTTTTGGTTCAACAGGAAGCTCTTTTGGTTCGTCAAGAAGCTCTTTCGGAACTCCAGCTTCACCAAGAAAACCGGTCATGCGGCCAGTTTCAGCTGCTTCCAGCGGTGAGGTAATCGGCTGGAAGGTTGGCGATAAAGCGCAACACGGTAAATGGGGAATTGGAACAGTCGTAAGTGTAAAAGGCCAAGGAGAAGGAACTGAGCTGGATATTGCCTTTCCGAGCCCTGTTGGCATCAAACGCCTATTGGCGAAATTTGCCCCAATTAAGAAGGCGTAA
- the ligA gene encoding NAD-dependent DNA ligase LigA gives MDFQLAEQKIIEIRSLLNQYGYEYYVLDQPTVPDAEYDKLMQELLELEEKFPELKTPDSPSVRVGGAVLDLFEKVVHRTPMLSLGNAFNEQDLREFDRRVRQAVGDDFSYVCELKIDGLAVSLRYEDGLFVQGATRGDGTIGEDITANLKTIKSIPLRLRENVSLEVRGEAYMPKRSFEVLNQAREERGEELFANPRNAAAGSLRQLDPKIAASRRLDVFLYGIGNTGASGVISHSEGLDYLDHLSFKTNKERRKCASIDDVISYVNSWVEKRPHLPYEIDGIVIKVDSLEQQAELGTTAKSPRWAIAYKFPAEEVVTTLLDIELSVGRTGVVTPTALLEPVKVAGTTVQRASLHNEDLIREKDIKIGDKVVVKKAGDIIPEVVNVLADQRTGDEVDFHMPTHCPECESELVRLEGEVALRCINPKCPAQIREGLIHFVSRDAMNIDGLGEKVISQLFTEKLISDVADIYKLTREQLLALERMGEKSVSNLLKAIEASKGNSLEKLLFGLGIRHVGAKAAKTLAQQFSSMEKLAEASKEDLIAVNEIGDKMADSIVAFFEQEEAKELIKELVTAGVNMEYKGAKPVSAAESDSIFAGKTVVLTGKLEQLSRNEAKEKIEALGGNVAGSVSKKTHLVIAGEDAGSKLTKAQELGIEVWDEEKLLVELNK, from the coding sequence ATGGACTTTCAACTGGCTGAACAAAAAATTATTGAAATCAGGAGCCTATTAAATCAATATGGCTATGAATATTATGTGTTAGATCAACCAACTGTTCCGGATGCAGAATATGACAAGCTCATGCAGGAGCTTTTGGAACTTGAGGAAAAGTTTCCGGAGCTAAAAACGCCTGATTCTCCTTCTGTCCGTGTTGGCGGGGCAGTGCTTGACTTGTTTGAAAAGGTCGTACATCGTACACCAATGTTAAGTTTGGGCAATGCTTTTAACGAACAAGATTTAAGGGAGTTTGACCGCCGGGTTCGTCAGGCAGTAGGCGATGACTTTTCCTATGTTTGTGAGTTGAAAATTGACGGCCTTGCAGTTTCATTAAGATATGAAGATGGTTTATTTGTTCAAGGGGCGACCCGAGGGGACGGAACCATCGGTGAAGATATTACCGCCAATTTAAAAACCATTAAATCTATCCCGCTTCGCTTACGGGAAAATGTTTCTTTAGAGGTCCGCGGTGAGGCCTATATGCCAAAACGCTCTTTTGAAGTATTAAATCAGGCAAGAGAAGAGCGCGGCGAAGAGCTGTTTGCCAACCCAAGAAATGCAGCTGCCGGATCATTAAGACAGCTAGATCCGAAAATTGCTGCATCGAGAAGGCTAGATGTCTTTTTATACGGGATTGGCAATACAGGAGCAAGTGGAGTCATCTCCCATAGTGAAGGCCTTGATTACTTGGATCATCTCAGCTTTAAAACAAATAAAGAGCGGAGAAAATGCGCTTCGATTGACGATGTCATCTCGTATGTGAATAGCTGGGTGGAAAAACGTCCGCATCTTCCATATGAGATTGATGGAATAGTTATCAAAGTCGATTCATTAGAGCAGCAGGCGGAACTTGGCACAACGGCAAAAAGCCCGCGCTGGGCAATTGCATACAAATTTCCGGCTGAGGAAGTAGTCACGACTCTGTTGGATATCGAATTAAGCGTCGGAAGAACAGGCGTGGTTACACCAACAGCGCTGCTTGAGCCTGTAAAGGTTGCAGGAACAACCGTACAGCGGGCATCCTTGCACAACGAAGATTTAATCCGTGAAAAGGATATTAAAATTGGTGATAAAGTTGTGGTTAAAAAGGCAGGGGATATCATTCCGGAAGTGGTCAATGTTTTGGCGGATCAGCGGACAGGAGATGAAGTGGATTTCCACATGCCAACACATTGTCCTGAATGTGAAAGCGAGCTTGTCCGTCTCGAAGGTGAAGTAGCATTAAGATGCATTAATCCAAAATGTCCTGCCCAAATTCGCGAAGGTTTGATTCACTTTGTCTCGCGCGATGCCATGAACATTGATGGTCTTGGAGAAAAGGTAATCAGTCAGCTTTTTACTGAAAAATTAATCAGCGATGTAGCTGATATTTATAAGCTTACCCGTGAACAGCTTTTAGCCCTTGAAAGAATGGGCGAAAAATCCGTTTCCAATCTTTTAAAGGCGATTGAAGCTTCAAAAGGTAATTCCCTTGAGAAACTGTTATTTGGCCTTGGAATTCGCCATGTTGGGGCAAAAGCGGCAAAAACGCTGGCTCAACAATTTTCTTCCATGGAAAAACTTGCTGAAGCTTCGAAAGAGGATTTAATCGCGGTTAATGAAATCGGTGATAAAATGGCAGATTCCATCGTTGCCTTTTTTGAACAAGAGGAAGCGAAGGAGCTCATTAAAGAACTAGTCACTGCCGGAGTAAATATGGAATATAAAGGAGCAAAGCCTGTTTCCGCTGCAGAATCCGATTCTATTTTTGCGGGAAAAACGGTTGTTCTTACTGGAAAGCTCGAGCAACTTTCGCGAAATGAAGCGAAGGAAAAAATCGAAGCGCTTGGCGGCAATGTTGCCGGTAGCGTTAGCAAAAAAACACATCTTGTCATTGCAGGAGAAGATGCAGGTTCCAAGTTAACGAAGGCACAAGAACTGGGTATTGAAGTGTGGGACGAAGAGAAGCTTTTAGTAGAATTAAATAAATAA
- a CDS encoding CamS family sex pheromone protein: MRKFSLLALSLVFLLSACAPNFQKQNEAVQTKEKAKGKTIIPNYNISDKYYRTILPFKPGEARGLVVNNINTRYDLNEFEMGLMRIAQKSFDTEKYFFQEGQKIEAKTIKQWLNRQYTDEQLKEKNIKPEDNIGLNPVDTSAQGSEPTSPIYLAHILEHDYLTKDDKGNVTLSGVTIGLALNSVYYYKLTPDGDTFEKKIDFAEMEKEGKKLAEEVVKRARNIKTLKDVPITIALFEQESKSSVTPGRFFAYSTVDQGSSKLNDWEKVNEKYYLFPSTDAQNDHRDDTIAFLNFKQDVEQYFPNFNGVIGKAFYVEDQLQELNITIPIQFYGKTEGIGFAQYVAGLVMQHFPKYLSVSVSVTSVDGPEALIVRKANADEPFVHIYQ, encoded by the coding sequence GTGAGAAAATTCTCATTGCTCGCTCTCTCCCTTGTTTTTTTGTTGAGTGCCTGTGCACCAAACTTCCAAAAGCAAAATGAAGCTGTCCAAACAAAGGAGAAAGCAAAAGGGAAGACGATTATTCCTAATTATAATATATCGGACAAGTATTACCGGACCATTCTGCCGTTTAAACCAGGAGAGGCACGCGGTTTGGTCGTCAATAATATTAATACAAGATATGACTTAAATGAGTTTGAAATGGGTCTAATGAGAATTGCCCAGAAAAGCTTTGATACTGAAAAATATTTTTTTCAAGAAGGTCAGAAAATTGAAGCAAAGACCATTAAGCAGTGGCTAAACCGCCAGTATACGGATGAGCAGCTTAAGGAAAAAAATATCAAGCCGGAGGATAATATTGGTTTAAACCCTGTTGATACTAGTGCACAAGGCAGTGAACCAACAAGTCCAATCTATTTAGCTCATATTTTAGAGCATGACTATCTAACTAAAGATGATAAGGGGAATGTTACGCTCTCTGGCGTTACGATTGGTCTTGCCTTAAACTCAGTCTATTACTATAAATTAACACCAGATGGGGACACTTTCGAGAAAAAGATTGATTTTGCTGAAATGGAAAAGGAAGGCAAGAAACTGGCTGAAGAAGTGGTGAAACGAGCCAGAAATATAAAAACTTTGAAAGATGTACCGATAACAATTGCTTTATTTGAACAAGAAAGCAAATCTTCTGTGACACCAGGCAGATTTTTTGCCTATTCCACGGTTGATCAAGGGAGCTCAAAATTAAATGATTGGGAAAAAGTAAATGAAAAATACTATTTATTCCCGTCAACCGATGCTCAAAATGATCACCGCGATGATACAATTGCGTTCTTAAACTTTAAGCAGGACGTAGAACAATATTTTCCAAACTTTAATGGTGTCATTGGCAAAGCTTTTTACGTTGAGGATCAGCTTCAGGAATTAAACATCACCATTCCAATCCAATTCTATGGAAAAACAGAGGGAATTGGTTTTGCCCAATATGTAGCAGGCTTAGTGATGCAACATTTTCCTAAGTATCTTTCTGTTTCGGTAAGTGTTACTTCTGTTGACGGCCCTGAAGCACTGATTGTTCGAAAGGCAAATGCAGACGAACCATTCGTTCATATTTATCAATAA
- the pruA gene encoding L-glutamate gamma-semialdehyde dehydrogenase — protein sequence MIQPYKHEPFTDFTIEENRQAYLKALETVEGYLGQDYDLVIGGERIATEDKIVSYNPSNKEEVIGRVSKADQELAEKAMQSAVEAFKTWKKTKPEVRADVLFKAATIIRRRKHEFSALLTKEAGKPWREADADTAEAIDFLEYYGRQMLAIKDGVPVNSRPNEFNRYDYIPLGVGIIISPWNFPLAIMAGTTVAAIVAGNTVLLKPASTTPIVAAKFVEVMEEAGLPKGVLNFVPGSGAEVGDYLVDHKDTRFISFTGSRDVGLRIFERSSKLNPGQIWMKRLIAEMGGKDTIVVDSEADLELAAQSIVAGAFGFTGQKCSACSRAVIVEDVYDQVLNRVVELTNQLTVGDPAEQGTFMGPVNDHNAFRKIMEYIEIGKGEGKLMAGGEGDDSKGYFIKPTVIADLSPTARIMQEEIFGPVVGFTKAKDFTEAIEIANNTEYGLTGAVITKNRAHQEQAREDFHVGNLYFNRSCTGAIVGYQPFGGFNMSGTDSKAGGPDYLLLHMQAKTTSEMY from the coding sequence ATGATACAACCTTATAAGCACGAACCATTTACCGATTTTACGATTGAAGAAAACCGTCAGGCATATCTTAAGGCGTTAGAAACAGTAGAAGGTTATTTAGGTCAGGATTATGACCTTGTAATCGGCGGCGAAAGAATTGCAACTGAGGATAAAATCGTTTCCTATAATCCGTCTAATAAAGAAGAAGTAATTGGCCGAGTTTCCAAAGCGGACCAGGAGCTTGCTGAAAAAGCAATGCAGTCAGCGGTTGAAGCGTTTAAAACATGGAAAAAAACAAAGCCAGAAGTCCGCGCAGATGTTCTATTTAAAGCAGCGACAATTATTCGCCGCCGCAAGCATGAGTTTTCAGCTCTTTTAACAAAGGAAGCAGGTAAACCATGGAGAGAAGCAGATGCAGATACAGCTGAAGCAATTGATTTCCTTGAATATTATGGCCGTCAAATGCTGGCTATAAAAGATGGAGTACCAGTGAATAGCCGACCAAACGAATTTAACCGTTACGACTATATTCCATTAGGAGTAGGCATCATTATTTCACCATGGAACTTCCCATTAGCAATTATGGCAGGCACAACGGTTGCGGCAATTGTTGCCGGTAATACTGTATTATTAAAACCAGCTTCAACAACACCAATTGTCGCTGCAAAATTTGTAGAAGTAATGGAAGAAGCAGGTCTGCCTAAAGGCGTATTAAACTTCGTTCCAGGAAGTGGCGCTGAAGTGGGCGACTACTTAGTTGACCATAAAGATACCCGTTTCATCAGCTTTACAGGTTCTCGTGATGTCGGTCTTCGTATTTTCGAACGCTCTTCTAAATTGAATCCAGGGCAAATTTGGATGAAACGCCTGATCGCCGAAATGGGAGGGAAAGATACGATTGTCGTTGACAGTGAAGCAGATCTTGAACTAGCTGCACAATCTATCGTTGCCGGTGCATTTGGCTTCACAGGTCAAAAATGTTCTGCCTGCTCTCGTGCAGTCATTGTTGAAGACGTCTATGATCAAGTGTTAAATCGAGTGGTGGAATTAACCAATCAATTAACGGTCGGTGACCCAGCAGAGCAAGGTACGTTCATGGGGCCGGTTAATGACCATAATGCTTTCAGAAAAATTATGGAGTATATTGAAATTGGCAAAGGTGAAGGCAAGCTGATGGCTGGCGGTGAAGGCGATGATTCTAAAGGCTACTTCATCAAACCAACGGTTATTGCTGATCTTTCTCCAACAGCCCGCATTATGCAAGAAGAAATCTTTGGACCAGTGGTTGGTTTCACAAAAGCAAAAGATTTCACCGAAGCAATCGAAATTGCCAACAATACAGAGTATGGCTTAACAGGTGCTGTTATTACGAAAAATCGTGCACACCAAGAACAAGCGCGTGAAGATTTCCACGTTGGGAACCTATACTTCAACCGTTCTTGTACAGGAGCAATCGTTGGCTATCAGCCATTCGGCGGTTTCAATATGTCAGGAACTGACTCTAAAGCAGGCGGCCCTGACTACTTATTGCTTCATATGCAGGCGAAAACAACTTCAGAAATGTACTAA
- a CDS encoding S8 family serine peptidase yields MKLKTLLAASLSTVVLASSFYNVKAYDKTTLEKTLENTAVVDRLSESDEKTVTLITGDVVKVQKIENGKSVINVEPADQNGAGVQMLTIDEDTYVIPNSAMPYLAAEKLDKDLFNVTELLENGYDDKSLSSMPVIVEYTDSTASVARAFQTKKADPKGAKKVRELESINGAALETSKKEAKKFWKDIVPEDSPKDQSNTAVFDQGIEKIWLDGRVEATLAQSVPQIGAPTAWDSGFTGKGVKVAVLDTGIDPNHPDLANQIDEVKSFVPGETADDANGHGTHVASTVLGTGAASEGKNKGVAPEARLLVGKVLDNSGFGFDSWIIDGMEWAAHNAKIVNMSLGGGASDGTDPLSQAVNRLSEETGALFVISAGNNGLAGEGTIGSPGAADAALTIGAVDKKDKIAYFSSKGPRSGDMGLKPDLSAPGAGIVAARSGLTSGSGSYKSLSGTSMAAPHVAGAAAILLQKNPEWNGTQLKDALMSTSKRLDYSPYHIGSGRLDISAAAHSTVRATGSLFFGFFKWPNANAQPVQKTVTYTNDSDSAVTLNLQADFKNANGKNAPEGVLTVSENQITVPANGTKTVSVTVDPKLADFGRYEGQLTATDSEGKQVAHTSMGMVKEEERYPLTLKAKDRNGNPTLANVWLFSDNNKEESQLIAVNGTTEVRLRPGTYATLSFMEVDTETDHSGVALVGNPEIKLDGPQTVELDAREAKEITVDVPKNTEPFYQRMGYYRTLGNRKIDFFNVLYPPTFDKMYAVPTEKVTTGTFEFSTRWRLIKPILEINFKGKVLDDLLLGGSTPLEGKYNLSTVYARKGTAADYEHLEAKGKAVVVDLNTDITPSQQAAAAHAAGAKLLIIVNNEDMEFGAWVGSEDGKSIPLAVAGISKSEGDEVIAELRSGNLQLHVEGDLNTPYVYDLIDRHHDQIPNNLKYAPSNSELVEIDTRYKSDREAPGIEWRVDVRKGSTSGISWDQQILFPSVRTEWVSVDKDTLWLHRATVKDSSWNVRHPAVTYEKGGKLDEEFFSPVVRPHLGDGYYPWSPYRSGNSLSFDIPAWADSGNGIGQVSSSETQKNQTLKLYQGDTLIKEGKGQTLFIPVVPEEKTQYRLVSDANRDPNLWNTSLSTHTEWTFWSEKRRSTTILPLFSLDYKVETDMNGNVHAAPPTNLELSVEKLVATTWADVEGYGKVEGATLEVSFNEGESWESVKLERTADNKWVAKFKNPKNSKYVSLRATAWDDLGNKISQEVIKAYGLR; encoded by the coding sequence ATGAAATTAAAAACGCTTTTAGCTGCTTCTTTATCTACGGTTGTTCTTGCTTCATCCTTTTATAACGTAAAAGCCTATGATAAAACGACATTAGAAAAAACACTTGAGAATACTGCTGTTGTTGATCGTTTAAGTGAATCTGACGAGAAAACGGTTACCTTGATCACAGGCGACGTCGTTAAGGTTCAAAAGATAGAAAACGGCAAGAGTGTCATAAACGTTGAACCTGCCGATCAGAACGGTGCAGGTGTACAAATGTTAACGATTGATGAAGATACGTATGTCATACCAAATTCAGCTATGCCTTATCTGGCTGCTGAAAAACTGGATAAGGATTTGTTTAATGTAACGGAATTATTAGAGAACGGCTATGATGATAAAAGTCTCTCTTCCATGCCAGTTATCGTAGAATACACAGATTCCACAGCGTCCGTAGCAAGAGCCTTCCAAACAAAGAAGGCCGATCCAAAAGGGGCAAAAAAGGTTCGTGAGTTAGAAAGTATTAATGGTGCCGCTCTTGAAACATCTAAAAAAGAGGCGAAGAAGTTTTGGAAGGATATCGTACCTGAGGATTCCCCAAAAGACCAATCTAACACAGCAGTATTCGATCAGGGCATTGAAAAGATCTGGCTTGATGGTCGTGTGGAAGCCACATTAGCCCAAAGCGTACCTCAGATCGGTGCTCCAACGGCTTGGGATTCTGGTTTTACAGGTAAGGGGGTTAAGGTAGCGGTACTTGATACAGGAATCGATCCGAATCATCCCGATCTTGCAAATCAAATAGACGAGGTAAAAAGCTTTGTACCTGGAGAAACAGCTGATGATGCTAACGGGCATGGTACACACGTTGCTTCAACGGTATTAGGGACAGGCGCTGCTTCAGAAGGCAAGAACAAAGGAGTTGCTCCTGAAGCACGTTTACTCGTAGGGAAAGTATTAGATAACTCTGGATTCGGTTTCGATTCATGGATTATTGACGGTATGGAATGGGCTGCACATAACGCCAAGATAGTAAACATGAGTTTGGGAGGCGGGGCAAGTGACGGAACAGACCCGCTGTCTCAAGCCGTAAATAGACTAAGTGAAGAAACAGGTGCACTATTTGTTATTTCTGCCGGCAACAATGGTCTTGCAGGTGAAGGAACCATCGGTTCACCAGGAGCTGCAGATGCTGCTTTAACAATCGGTGCTGTGGATAAGAAGGACAAAATTGCTTATTTCTCATCAAAAGGACCTCGTTCTGGAGATATGGGATTGAAACCTGATCTGTCTGCACCAGGTGCTGGGATTGTTGCTGCTCGATCTGGACTAACATCAGGAAGCGGATCTTACAAGAGTCTGAGTGGTACATCCATGGCGGCCCCACATGTGGCGGGTGCTGCTGCGATCCTTCTGCAAAAGAACCCCGAGTGGAACGGAACACAACTGAAAGATGCGTTGATGAGTACGTCTAAGAGATTAGATTATTCACCTTACCATATCGGTTCAGGCCGATTGGATATATCTGCAGCTGCACACAGCACTGTTCGTGCTACTGGTTCTCTTTTCTTCGGCTTTTTTAAGTGGCCAAACGCTAATGCACAGCCTGTACAAAAAACAGTCACCTATACAAACGACAGCGATTCTGCTGTTACGCTAAACCTCCAAGCTGATTTTAAAAATGCAAATGGCAAAAATGCACCTGAGGGTGTACTGACGGTTTCCGAAAACCAAATCACTGTTCCAGCTAACGGTACAAAGACAGTATCCGTTACAGTAGATCCGAAGCTTGCCGACTTCGGTCGTTATGAGGGGCAACTAACAGCAACTGATTCTGAAGGCAAGCAAGTGGCTCATACTTCAATGGGCATGGTGAAAGAAGAAGAGAGGTATCCGCTAACGCTTAAAGCTAAAGACCGTAATGGTAACCCGACTCTTGCAAATGTATGGCTTTTTAGCGATAACAATAAAGAAGAATCCCAGCTTATAGCTGTAAACGGAACAACAGAAGTTCGTTTACGACCTGGTACGTATGCAACCTTGTCTTTTATGGAAGTGGATACTGAAACAGATCATAGTGGTGTAGCATTAGTTGGTAATCCTGAAATCAAGTTAGACGGTCCACAAACCGTGGAGCTTGATGCTCGAGAAGCAAAAGAAATTACAGTCGATGTACCAAAAAATACAGAACCATTCTATCAGCGCATGGGTTATTACCGTACCCTTGGTAACCGGAAAATTGATTTTTTCAATGTATTGTATCCTCCAACGTTCGATAAAATGTATGCTGTCCCAACAGAGAAAGTTACGACAGGAACATTCGAATTTTCGACTCGCTGGCGATTAATAAAGCCTATCCTTGAGATCAATTTTAAAGGAAAAGTGTTAGATGATTTACTATTGGGGGGAAGTACACCCCTTGAAGGTAAATATAACCTATCTACGGTTTATGCAAGAAAAGGAACAGCAGCTGACTATGAGCATCTAGAAGCAAAAGGCAAAGCGGTTGTCGTCGATCTTAACACGGATATTACGCCTTCTCAGCAGGCTGCTGCAGCACATGCAGCGGGTGCAAAGCTGTTGATTATCGTAAACAATGAAGATATGGAATTTGGTGCGTGGGTAGGAAGTGAAGATGGCAAGTCAATCCCACTTGCCGTTGCTGGAATCAGTAAGAGTGAAGGCGATGAAGTGATTGCAGAATTACGTTCTGGTAACCTGCAATTGCATGTTGAAGGTGACCTAAATACACCCTATGTATATGATTTGATCGATCGTCATCATGACCAGATTCCAAATAATTTAAAATATGCACCATCTAACAGTGAACTCGTTGAGATCGACACGCGTTACAAATCAGATCGTGAAGCACCTGGTATAGAGTGGCGTGTTGATGTTCGTAAAGGTTCTACATCGGGGATAAGCTGGGATCAACAAATACTGTTCCCTTCTGTTCGAACAGAGTGGGTTTCAGTAGATAAAGATACTCTTTGGCTTCATCGTGCAACAGTCAAAGACAGCTCCTGGAATGTACGCCATCCAGCTGTTACGTATGAAAAAGGCGGAAAATTAGATGAAGAATTTTTCTCGCCAGTAGTTCGTCCTCACTTGGGAGATGGCTATTACCCGTGGTCGCCTTACCGTTCTGGTAACTCTTTAAGTTTCGATATCCCTGCTTGGGCAGATTCAGGAAATGGTATCGGTCAAGTCAGCAGTTCAGAAACCCAAAAAAATCAAACACTTAAATTGTACCAAGGAGATACCCTCATTAAAGAAGGAAAAGGACAAACTTTATTTATACCAGTCGTCCCAGAAGAAAAAACACAATACCGTCTAGTAAGTGATGCAAACCGTGATCCGAATCTCTGGAATACATCATTAAGTACGCATACAGAATGGACATTCTGGTCTGAAAAAAGAAGAAGCACTACTATACTCCCACTCTTTTCACTGGATTATAAAGTTGAGACCGATATGAACGGTAACGTACATGCGGCACCACCTACAAATCTCGAACTATCAGTTGAAAAACTGGTTGCAACAACTTGGGCTGATGTAGAAGGCTACGGAAAAGTAGAAGGAGCGACATTAGAGGTTTCCTTTAATGAAGGTGAGTCGTGGGAGTCTGTGAAACTCGAGCGTACAGCCGATAACAAGTGGGTAGCCAAGTTCAAAAATCCGAAGAATTCTAAGTATGTTTCATTACGAGCAACTGCTTGGGATGATCTAGGCAACAAAATTTCTCAAGAAGTCATTAAGGCATATGGCTTGAGATAA